In one window of Microtus pennsylvanicus isolate mMicPen1 chromosome 2, mMicPen1.hap1, whole genome shotgun sequence DNA:
- the LOC142842975 gene encoding sphingomyelin phosphodiesterase 5-like isoform X2, which translates to MSRTLAPGAQVLVVPPGLDLLQFRRTLKDSTLRLEMSLPDVSLRRSPVRHEPSFDWPPTPDALRPSPFPHPVLQALYGLSRKLLFPAYWSLDQLLGCWAPMARSSSLGWLKVLAGSGAALLALMVVGLPLVLFGLVLWLPLQVWRRPFCYQPPPACWVWPQPWHPPAERVRCFAFFTANLCLLPDGLARFSNLSHSQQRAEAIGAVLLGSLRTSHYGATGCSQPLPVVPGGELRATIPTGLDFVCLQEVFDLRAARRLVRVLAPNLGPVLYDVGTFGLVPGPYIKILGSGLLLASRYPLLRATFRCFPNARREDAMASKGLLSAQAQLGILDGRRIVGYLHCTHLQAPVEDGHVRCKQLSLLLEWVEEFEAESSQSGEAVAFSVLLGDFNFDNCSQGTILSTSKLHHTIASSPEMLRRALEEEKGRRLYLAGPPSGNHSDKSWQGRRLDYITYRGIPGSRLSPEVEQVTFSTALAGLTDHLAVGLKLQVVCS; encoded by the exons ATGTCCAGAACTCTGGCTCCCGGGGCACAGGTCCTAGTTGTGCCGCCTGGTCTTGACCTCCTGCAGTTCCGGCGGACTCTTAAGGATTCAACTCTCCGGCTGGAAATGAGTCTCCCTGACGTTTCGCTGCGAAGGAGCCCCGTTCGCCATGAACCCTCATTCGATTGGCCCCCGACACCTGACGCCCTGAGGCCTTCACCTTTCCCACATCCCGTGCTACAAGCCCTATATGGCTTATCCCGCAAGCTGCTCTTCCCAGCCTACTGGTCTCTGGACCAACTGCTGGGCTGCTGGGCACCAATGGCACGATCCAGTAGTCTGGGGTGGCTCAAAGTCCTGGCAGGAAGTGGGGCGGCGTTGCTAGCGCTGATGGTAGTCGGCCTACCCCTGGTGCTGTTTGGCCTTGTACTCTGGCTGCCCCTACAGGTCTGGCGCCGCCCCTTCTGCTACCAGCCCCCTCCAGCCTGCTGGGTTTGGCCACAGCCCTGGCACCCGCCTGCCGAGCGCGTGCGCTGCTTTGCCTTTTTCACTGCCAATCTGTGCCTGCTCCCTGACGGGCTGGCACGCTTTAGCAACCTGTCGCACAGCCAACAGCGCGCGGAGGCCATTGGTGCTGTACTGCTAGGTAGCCTTCGAACGTCACACTATGGGGCTACTGGATGCAGCCAGCCGCTGCCTGTGGTGCCTGGCGGTGAGCTGAGGGCCACAATACCTACGGGTTTGGACTTCGTGTGCCTGCAGGAAGTGTTCGATCTCCGCGCAGCTCGTCGTCTTGTGCGCGTCCTGGCGCCAAATCTGGGCCCAGTCCTATACGATGTGGGCACATTTGGCTTAGTGCCCGGGCCGTACATCAAGATACTGGGCAGTGGTCTTCTACTGGCCTCGCGCTACCCGCTGCTGCGTGCCACTTTCCGGTGCTTTCCTAACGCTCGTCGCGAGGACGCCATGGCCTCCAAAGGTCTACTTTCCGCCCAG GCACAACTGGGCATCCTGGACGGGCGCCGTATCGTGGGATACCTTCATTGCACACACTTGCAGGCACCCGTTG AAGATGGGCATGTTCGCTGCAAACAGCTGTCACTGCTCCTGGAATGGGTGGAGGAGTTTGAGGCCGAGAGCAGCCAGAGTGGCGAGGCTGTAGCCTTCAGCGTTCTCCTGGGAGACTTCAACTTCGACAACTGCTCACAAG GGACAATTCTGAGCACTTCTAAGCTACACCACACCATTGCAAGCTCCCCAGAGATGCTTCGGAG GGccctggaggaagaaaaagggcgCCGCCTCTACCTGGCAGGACCCCCCAGTGGAAATCACTCAGATAAATCCTGGCAGGGTCGGCGCCTGGACTATATCACCTACCGCGGAATACCTGGGAGTCGCCTGAGTCCA
- the LOC142842975 gene encoding sphingomyelin phosphodiesterase 5-like isoform X1, with translation MSRTLAPGAQVLVVPPGLDLLQFRRTLKDSTLRLEMSLPDVSLRRSPVRHEPSFDWPPTPDALRPSPFPHPVLQALYGLSRKLLFPAYWSLDQLLGCWAPMARSSSLGWLKVLAGSGAALLALMVVGLPLVLFGLVLWLPLQVWRRPFCYQPPPACWVWPQPWHPPAERVRCFAFFTANLCLLPDGLARFSNLSHSQQRAEAIGAVLLGSLRTSHYGATGCSQPLPVVPGGELRATIPTGLDFVCLQEVFDLRAARRLVRVLAPNLGPVLYDVGTFGLVPGPYIKILGSGLLLASRYPLLRATFRCFPNARREDAMASKGLLSAQAQLGILDGRRIVGYLHCTHLQAPVEDGHVRCKQLSLLLEWVEEFEAESSQSGEAVAFSVLLGDFNFDNCSQDHAKEQGHKLFSCFHDPCRLGTCQEQPWALGTILSTSKLHHTIASSPEMLRRALEEEKGRRLYLAGPPSGNHSDKSWQGRRLDYITYRGIPGSRLSPEVEQVTFSTALAGLTDHLAVGLKLQVVCS, from the exons ATGTCCAGAACTCTGGCTCCCGGGGCACAGGTCCTAGTTGTGCCGCCTGGTCTTGACCTCCTGCAGTTCCGGCGGACTCTTAAGGATTCAACTCTCCGGCTGGAAATGAGTCTCCCTGACGTTTCGCTGCGAAGGAGCCCCGTTCGCCATGAACCCTCATTCGATTGGCCCCCGACACCTGACGCCCTGAGGCCTTCACCTTTCCCACATCCCGTGCTACAAGCCCTATATGGCTTATCCCGCAAGCTGCTCTTCCCAGCCTACTGGTCTCTGGACCAACTGCTGGGCTGCTGGGCACCAATGGCACGATCCAGTAGTCTGGGGTGGCTCAAAGTCCTGGCAGGAAGTGGGGCGGCGTTGCTAGCGCTGATGGTAGTCGGCCTACCCCTGGTGCTGTTTGGCCTTGTACTCTGGCTGCCCCTACAGGTCTGGCGCCGCCCCTTCTGCTACCAGCCCCCTCCAGCCTGCTGGGTTTGGCCACAGCCCTGGCACCCGCCTGCCGAGCGCGTGCGCTGCTTTGCCTTTTTCACTGCCAATCTGTGCCTGCTCCCTGACGGGCTGGCACGCTTTAGCAACCTGTCGCACAGCCAACAGCGCGCGGAGGCCATTGGTGCTGTACTGCTAGGTAGCCTTCGAACGTCACACTATGGGGCTACTGGATGCAGCCAGCCGCTGCCTGTGGTGCCTGGCGGTGAGCTGAGGGCCACAATACCTACGGGTTTGGACTTCGTGTGCCTGCAGGAAGTGTTCGATCTCCGCGCAGCTCGTCGTCTTGTGCGCGTCCTGGCGCCAAATCTGGGCCCAGTCCTATACGATGTGGGCACATTTGGCTTAGTGCCCGGGCCGTACATCAAGATACTGGGCAGTGGTCTTCTACTGGCCTCGCGCTACCCGCTGCTGCGTGCCACTTTCCGGTGCTTTCCTAACGCTCGTCGCGAGGACGCCATGGCCTCCAAAGGTCTACTTTCCGCCCAG GCACAACTGGGCATCCTGGACGGGCGCCGTATCGTGGGATACCTTCATTGCACACACTTGCAGGCACCCGTTG AAGATGGGCATGTTCGCTGCAAACAGCTGTCACTGCTCCTGGAATGGGTGGAGGAGTTTGAGGCCGAGAGCAGCCAGAGTGGCGAGGCTGTAGCCTTCAGCGTTCTCCTGGGAGACTTCAACTTCGACAACTGCTCACAAG ATCACGCAAAGGAACAGGGGCACAAGCTCTTCAGCTGTTTTCATGACCCCTGCCGGCTAGGCACCTGCCAGGAGCAGCCCTGGGCCTTGG GGACAATTCTGAGCACTTCTAAGCTACACCACACCATTGCAAGCTCCCCAGAGATGCTTCGGAG GGccctggaggaagaaaaagggcgCCGCCTCTACCTGGCAGGACCCCCCAGTGGAAATCACTCAGATAAATCCTGGCAGGGTCGGCGCCTGGACTATATCACCTACCGCGGAATACCTGGGAGTCGCCTGAGTCCA